The genomic window TCCTCTCCCACGGTCAGGAAGGAGATGAGCCCCAGCGTTTTGTAGGCAAGCCGGATGATCCGGCCGCGCAGCGACTCGGCGATGCCGTATCCGGCCATGAAGGCACCCTGTTCCGCGGGGGCCATGGCGGCCAGCTCCGCCTCGAGCTGCCCGCAGGCCGCCACCACGGGGATGTGACCCGGCAGCTCTCCGCGCAGCTGCGCGGCGATCGACCCCGCCTCGGCGATCTTCTCCTCGGCGCAGTTGACGACGATCATCATGGGCTTTCGGGAGAGATACAGGAAGCCGCGGATCTTCTTGTCGTCCTCGCAGGACAGCTCCAGGGTCGCCAGGGGCGCTCCCGACTCGAGATGCGCGAGGCAGCGCTCGAGCAGGGCCTGTTCCTGCTGCAGGGCGGGCTGGGGCTTGAGGGCGTTCTGCTTGCGCAGCCGCTCGAGGCGCCCCTCGGTCTGGACCATGTCGGCGAGGATGAACTCCTCCTGGATGCGCCGGAAGTCGCCGGCAGGGTCGGCCGCATGCCCGTTGTCGAAGTGCCGGAGCACCAGGAGCACGGCGTCGCTCTGCCGGATCTGCAGGAGCGATTTGGCGTCGAGCGTCTCGTTTTTTAGCTCCCCCTCGCGGATGGCCACCGTGTCGGTCACGTCGAGGCGCGAGTAGGTCGTCTTGCGGGGGTTGAAGAGTCTCGCCAGCGCATCGACCCTCTCGTCGGGGACCTCGATGCGGGCCGAGGGGTGGCCGTTGCCGTTGTGCTTGGCGCCTGCGAGGGCCTTGAAGAGCGTTGTCTTTCCGGATGATGGCGTGCCGATGATGGAGATGAACATGTGCCGTGATTGACCTTTCAGAGTGGTCCGGTTACGGACCGGGTGTTCATGACACGAAAAAGAGAGGGTAAGAAGGTGAGAGGGTGAGAACGTTGGATACGTCTGCAGCCATTGTCCGTCTCCGATTCTCCAACCTTCTCACCTTCCGATCCTCTTACCTTCTGATCAGGAGTCCGAGTCGGCCATGCGGCCTTCCTTGCGTTTCATGGACAGGCGCTTGCCGGCGTCGAGCTCCATCTTGCGCAGGCGGATGCTCTCCGGTGTGACCTCGACGAGTTCATCCTCGGCGATGAACTCGATGGACTGATCGAGTGACAGGAGCCGCGGCGGCCGCAGGGTGACCGTCGCCTCGGAGGTCGCGCTGCGCATGTTGGTCAGCTTCTTCTCCTTGACGATGTTCACATCGAGATCGCCCGTGCGGTTGCGCTCGCCGACGATCATGCCGCCGTAGACCTCGGTGCCCACCTCGACGAAGAGCTCCCCGCGGTCGGCCATGGCGAGGCTCGCGTAGGCGGTCACCTTCCCCACGCGGTCGGCAACCAGCGTGCCGCTGGCGCGCTGGGGGATGGGGCCGGCCCAGGCGTCCCAGCCCTCGAAGAGGGTGTTCATGACGCCCGCGCCCTTCGTGTCGGTCAGGAAGTGGCTGCGAAAGCCGATCAAGCCCCGGGCGGGGACCAGAAACTCGAGAGAGACCCGGCCGCTGCCGTGGTTGACGAGGTTCATCATCCGCCCCTTGCGGGCCGAGATTTTCTCCGTCACGACGCCGGTAAACTCCTCGGGGACATCCAGGAAAAGACGCTCCACGGGCTCGAGGAGCTTCCCGTTCTCGCGTCTCGTGAGGGCCGTGGGGCGGGAGACCATGAACTCGTAGCCCTCCCGGCGCATGGTCTCGATGAGGAT from Syntrophaceae bacterium includes these protein-coding regions:
- the ychF gene encoding redox-regulated ATPase YchF, coding for MFISIIGTPSSGKTTLFKALAGAKHNGNGHPSARIEVPDERVDALARLFNPRKTTYSRLDVTDTVAIREGELKNETLDAKSLLQIRQSDAVLLVLRHFDNGHAADPAGDFRRIQEEFILADMVQTEGRLERLRKQNALKPQPALQQEQALLERCLAHLESGAPLATLELSCEDDKKIRGFLYLSRKPMMIVVNCAEEKIAEAGSIAAQLRGELPGHIPVVAACGQLEAELAAMAPAEQGAFMAGYGIAESLRGRIIRLAYKTLGLISFLTVGEDECRAWPIRRGMSAQEAAGTIHTDLARTFIRAETVSYEDFMRLGGFAGCKKAGVWRLEGKGYIVQDGDILSIRAGS